The nucleotide sequence TAACATTCTAGGgatcctctttctctttttggtCTGCAACGTGGACTTTGATGGTGGTTGCAGATGGCTGACTCAAATTTTGCTAACTTGCCATGCTGCTATTTTTTATTTCACAGACAGTGAGGAGCAAGTGCTTTGCAAAGTGCATTACAAAGCCAGGAACAAGCCTGAGCGGGAGTGAGAGCAGCTGTATCTCTAGGTGTGTGGAAAGGTACATTGAGGCAACAGGTATCATTGGTCGAGCCCTTTTCAGTTCCCCACGCTAGTTCAAGACCTTCAATGTCTTCCTGGTTCCTGAAATTTTGGACAAATCCGAGATGGGGGAATTTTATTCTCAAAAAAAGAGATGGGGGAAGTTGTTGGCTGAGCATTTTACAACAATATACAGTTTCATTTACCTTCATATTCAAATTTTCAGTACATCAGCTTTATGGGGGTTCCTATTATTAAGCAGGAGCAAATTTTTCTCACTTTAATGGGCCCATAACATCTAAGATTTATGTGTGGGTCATGATTTTCTGTGCTACATTGAGGTGACATTTCTGTGATGCTCTCTCTTACAGCAATTTTCAGTCATAAAAAATGAATTGCTTCTGCAGTTATTTGCGTTGCCTACACAAAGATAAAGCTTTCTTAACTGATCCTAGGTTATGGGTTGGACTGGAATGTATTCCTGTTCTTCTTAGTAATTTTCTGATGCTTAGTTAATTTCGTCAGGTTTGAGGCAAATAATCATGGCGGctacttattatttttttcatattttaatgATGTGATTTCTGAACAGAATTTTCTATTAATCTGTTTGCTGGCTATTTTCATTTTACATAGTGGCTGTCTTGTTACTTCCATCATAGGACttatttggttcgcgggaagagaagagaagggaggaAAGTATGGTTaacgaaaaaataaaaaaatatctcaTGTTTGCTTAAAGATGTCAAAAAAAGAGATGGGAAGTAGTTTTCTCATAGGAATGagttttcaagaaagaaaaatctttGTGGGTTTTGAAAAAGCTACTTTTCCACGGGTGGAAATTGTagtagtttttttttcaaaaatatttttaagccaTTATGATCTTCTTAATAACTACTTTTAATGGTCAATCttaaaatattgaaaatataTTATTAGAAATTACCGCAATATGAAGATATTGTagtaattttaatataaaaatatattaataactaTTAGAAACTATTGCAATATAAAGAGTTGcctattattaaaaattattaaaacacAAAAAACTGAACCCAATAAATATCTGCAATAGCTAttgttaaatatttaaaaatatttttagatttaaaatggtaaaaaatatttaaaaatagctattaaaaacatattctgttttttttggtgttgaaccttaaaaaaaaaaaacccctccAAATCATGATGTTTTAAGCATCTGATTTTAAAATTgcatctagtttttttttttttttttttgtaatcattttattaagagtataataggtattttatacaatttttttaagaaaagtagATACTCATCCAAATATAAGTCACTTTTTAAATGTATTTTTTATGTCATTTTTTTATGGTCAACTAAAGATACAAAAACCACTTTTCTAGATAATATATACCTAGGCattagattttaaaaaaaaaaatatctgaaAAAGTAAAATTCTTCAAGCGAACCAAATGAGTTCTTAGCGTACAAGGTGTGAGAAAACGTATATACTTTTTGATGTCTTGAGGACAGAGCTGATGCTGGATTTATCATTCCTAACCATCAAGATATGTGGAGAGCTTGCAGCTTGCAGGTAAGCTTCTTGGCATGCACTGAATCTAGCTCTAGGATTGTGGAGATCCATGTCAAGCCAGAATTTCCATTTGATGAATAGAGCTaagtttttccaaaaaaaaaaaaggaaaggaaaattaAGATAGAACAAGAATTTCTCTCTCTCAACTCCTGGAAGTATTTTCCAGCATATGGATTGAAAGAATAGCTCTCCGGCATTATTTATGTGTAATGTCTGTCCTCATTCTCCAAAATAGCGCCACTCCCGTCTCTAGGTTTTCTCCAGTGGCTCCGGAGGAGGAGCCACTGGAGAAGTTTTTGTTGGACCAACCACCCACCCTTGGTAATTAATGATCTCAATCTTGTTAGCATGCGGTCTCCTAAGCTTGTTATAATGGCATAACGGCCATTATACCAGTACTAGGCTCCTTCTGCaattgctatatatatatatatatatatatatatatatatatatatatatatatatatatatgtgtgtgtgtgtgtgtgtgtgtgtgtgtgtgtgtgtgtgtatgtatatgtgcatttatatatatgtatatatgtataataaCAAAAAGTACCGGCAGTTATCACATGATATTTAGTAATGGctaatatataatttaaataaCCACAATTATTTGATATGGGCACTATTTACTTAAcgaaatattttcttttgaaaattcagccttttaattgattttttttatccttttaaGG is from Phoenix dactylifera cultivar Barhee BC4 chromosome 18, palm_55x_up_171113_PBpolish2nd_filt_p, whole genome shotgun sequence and encodes:
- the LOC103722573 gene encoding mitochondrial import inner membrane translocase subunit Tim13-like, with translation MDPFSSPAPSSGSSGPSPEALMDQVKTQLAQAYAEEFLETVRSKCFAKCITKPGTSLSGSESSCISRCVERYIEATGIIGRALFSSPR